Proteins encoded together in one Hevea brasiliensis isolate MT/VB/25A 57/8 chromosome 16, ASM3005281v1, whole genome shotgun sequence window:
- the LOC110668515 gene encoding ribosomal RNA small subunit methyltransferase, mitochondrial-like isoform X2 has product MNVPLKNQLLSIPKSIQFYLIQSIFHLNSLRELPTTTVHPRARRRNSEDGKKIRNAENDMEGNLYLYKSKGQHLLTNPRVLDTIVRISQIKSTDTVLEIGPGTGNLTIRLLEVAKKVVAVEIDKRMVEILCKRVSEHGLHEKLDILCGDALKAKFPQFDLVVANIPCGISSPLVTKLVYGAKPFRSLTLLLQKEFARRLLANPRDSEYNRLAVNVKLAAKVEFVMDVRKRDFLPCPKVDSSVVIIRPKAEIPSVNLDEWWAFTRTCFSNKNKTLAAIFKQKKKVMELIRLSKMRGFHGEYGITSRYYDFAAADEEEEEEEEEEETSHEQSCHPCFGSEKDLSSYKERINKVLKANGFEGLVVCAKSLRKDKLLRIRRNPHFLLVD; this is encoded by the exons atgaatgtCCCGTTGAAAAATCAACTACTTTCCATTCCAAAATCAATTCAATTCTACCTTATTCAATCCATTTTCCACCTAAATTCTCTTCGAGAACTTCCAACAACAACCGTTCATCCTCGTGCTCGTAGAAGGAACAGTGAAGATGGCAAGAAAATTAGAAATGCGGAGAACGATATGGAAGGGAATTTGTATCTGTACAAAAGCAAAGGCCAACATCTCCTCACTAACCCACGAGTTCTGGATACAATTGTTCGTATATCTCAAATAAAGTCCACTGACACTGTCCTGGAGATCGGACCGGGCACGGGTAATCTTACTATCAGGCTTCTCGAGGTCGCCAAGAAGGTTGTTGCTGTTGAAATTGACAAGCGAATGGTGGAGATTCTTTGTAAACGGGTTTCCGAGCATGGCCTTCATGAAAAGCTTGAT ATTTTGTGCGGGGATGCATTAAAGGCCAAGTTTCCGCAGTTTGATCTCGTTGTGGCAAACATTCCGTGTGGAATATCATCCCCTCTTGTGACTAAACTGGTGTATGGAGCTAAACCTTTTCGAAGTCTCACACTTCTGCTTCAGAAAGAGTTTGCTCGGCGATTATTAGCTAATCCTAGAGACTCAGAGTACAACAGATTGGCTGTAAATGTGAAGTTGGCTGCGAAAGTTGAGTTTGTGATGGATGTAAGAAAGCGGGATTTTCTTCCATGTCCAAAGGTTGATTCTTCCGTGGTAATAATCCGCCCCAAAGCTGAAATCCCTAGCGTGAACCTTGATGAATGGTGGGCTTTCACAAGGACCTGCTTTAGCAATAAAAATAAGACCTTGGCAGCAATTTTTAAGCAGAAGAAAAAGGTCATGGAGCTAATTAGATTATCTAAGATGAGGGGCTTCCATGGTGAATATGGGATCACAAGCAGATACTATGATTTTGCTGCTgctgatgaagaagaagaagaagaagaagaagaagaagaaacgagCCATGAACAAAGCTGCCATCCGTGTTTTGGCTCTGAAAAGGATTTGAGTTCGTACAAGGAGAGGATTAATAAAGTTCTAAAAGCTAATGGCTTTGAAG GTTTAGTTGTTTGTGCTAAATCATTACGCAAGGACAAATTATTAAGAATCAGAAGAAACCCTCATTTCTTGCTCGTTGATTAG
- the LOC110668515 gene encoding ribosomal RNA small subunit methyltransferase, mitochondrial-like isoform X1: MNVPLKNQLLSIPKSIQFYLIQSIFHLNSLRELPTTTVHPRARRRNSEDGKKIRNAENDMEGNLYLYKSKGQHLLTNPRVLDTIVRISQIKSTDTVLEIGPGTGNLTIRLLEVAKKVVAVEIDKRMVEILCKRVSEHGLHEKLDILCGDALKAKFPQFDLVVANIPCGISSPLVTKLVYGAKPFRSLTLLLQKEFARRLLANPRDSEYNRLAVNVKLAAKVEFVMDVRKRDFLPCPKVDSSVVIIRPKAEIPSVNLDEWWAFTRTCFSNKNKTLAAIFKQKKKVMELIRLSKMRGFHGEYGITSRYYDFAAADEEEEEEEEEEETSHEQSCHPCFGSEKDLSSYKERINKVLKANGFEGKRPSKLPNEELLNLLSLLNQAGIYFHGRTRPGMLKMKGN; encoded by the exons atgaatgtCCCGTTGAAAAATCAACTACTTTCCATTCCAAAATCAATTCAATTCTACCTTATTCAATCCATTTTCCACCTAAATTCTCTTCGAGAACTTCCAACAACAACCGTTCATCCTCGTGCTCGTAGAAGGAACAGTGAAGATGGCAAGAAAATTAGAAATGCGGAGAACGATATGGAAGGGAATTTGTATCTGTACAAAAGCAAAGGCCAACATCTCCTCACTAACCCACGAGTTCTGGATACAATTGTTCGTATATCTCAAATAAAGTCCACTGACACTGTCCTGGAGATCGGACCGGGCACGGGTAATCTTACTATCAGGCTTCTCGAGGTCGCCAAGAAGGTTGTTGCTGTTGAAATTGACAAGCGAATGGTGGAGATTCTTTGTAAACGGGTTTCCGAGCATGGCCTTCATGAAAAGCTTGAT ATTTTGTGCGGGGATGCATTAAAGGCCAAGTTTCCGCAGTTTGATCTCGTTGTGGCAAACATTCCGTGTGGAATATCATCCCCTCTTGTGACTAAACTGGTGTATGGAGCTAAACCTTTTCGAAGTCTCACACTTCTGCTTCAGAAAGAGTTTGCTCGGCGATTATTAGCTAATCCTAGAGACTCAGAGTACAACAGATTGGCTGTAAATGTGAAGTTGGCTGCGAAAGTTGAGTTTGTGATGGATGTAAGAAAGCGGGATTTTCTTCCATGTCCAAAGGTTGATTCTTCCGTGGTAATAATCCGCCCCAAAGCTGAAATCCCTAGCGTGAACCTTGATGAATGGTGGGCTTTCACAAGGACCTGCTTTAGCAATAAAAATAAGACCTTGGCAGCAATTTTTAAGCAGAAGAAAAAGGTCATGGAGCTAATTAGATTATCTAAGATGAGGGGCTTCCATGGTGAATATGGGATCACAAGCAGATACTATGATTTTGCTGCTgctgatgaagaagaagaagaagaagaagaagaagaagaaacgagCCATGAACAAAGCTGCCATCCGTGTTTTGGCTCTGAAAAGGATTTGAGTTCGTACAAGGAGAGGATTAATAAAGTTCTAAAAGCTAATGGCTTTGAAGGTAAGAGACCCTCAAAACTGCCTAATGAGGAGTTACTGAATTTGCTTTCTTTGCTTAATCAGGCTGGAATATATTTTCATGGCCGAACAAGGCCAGGAATGCTGAAAATGAAGGGAAATTGA
- the LOC110668519 gene encoding uncharacterized protein LOC110668519, translated as MGFGALRSVSRSLSRTLLSRNSTSPTTSLFPPSPSPKLDFCFALRQSPWFQISSHFSVFSESNHFDGLTDSRFPKRRPQDKPRRKRASLRPPGPYAWVKHVPGQPIQPSNPNEGSVKRRNEKKRIKQHRAFIKSEAKKRKAQLQEAKRKKIIKRVERKMAAVARERAWAQRLAELQQLKEEKKKSMA; from the exons ATGGGATTTGGAGCTCTAAGAAGCGTAAGTCGTTCGCTCTCAAGAACCCTATTATCCCGTAACTCCACTTCCCCTACAACATCTCTTTTTCCACCTTCTCCATCTCCAAAACTCGACTTCTGTTTCGCCCTCCGTCAGTCTCCATGGTTCCAGATTTCGAGTCATTTCAGCGTCTTCTCTGAGTCGAACCATTTCGATGGATTAACTGACTCTCGCTTTCCAAAGCGAAGGCCTCAGGATAAGCCTCGTCGAAAAAGGGCCAGCTTGAGACCTCCTG GGCCGTATGCTTGGGTTAAGCATGTACCAGGCCAACCTATTCAACCCAGTAATCCTAATGAAGGAAGTGTCAAGAGAAGGAATGAGAAGAAGCGCATAAAGCAACACAGGGCCTTTATAAAG TCGGAGGCAAAAAAGCGGAAAGCTCAGTTACAGGAGGCTAAAAGGAAGAAAATTATCAAGAGAGTAGAGCGTAAGATGGCTGCAGTGGCAAGGGAGAGAGCGTGGGCCCAAAGACTGGCAGAGCTGCAGCAGCTCAAGGAAGAGAAGAAAAAATCAATGGCGtag